In Stigmatopora nigra isolate UIUO_SnigA chromosome 11, RoL_Snig_1.1, whole genome shotgun sequence, the following proteins share a genomic window:
- the txndc9 gene encoding thioredoxin domain-containing protein 9 has product MANNMIDNLQKVLLESAKVVEEQVDAELAKLNEVDDDDFEKMRERRLQALKKAQKQKQEWLSKGHGEYREIPSEKDFFGEVKDSKKVVCHFYKNTTFRCKIMDKHLAILAKKHVETKFLKLNVEQAPFLSERLRIKFIPTLALLLDGKSTDYVVGFRDLGNTDDFATEMLEWRLGCADVINYSGNLMEPPTSGQKSHSRFTKIEKKTIRGRGYDTDSDEDD; this is encoded by the exons ATGGCCAACAACATGATTGACAACCTCCAGAAGGTTCTGCTGGAATCTGCTAAAGTGGTGGAGGAACAGGTGGATGCAGAGTTGGCCAAACTCAACGAAGTGGATGATGACGACTTTGAGAAAATGAGGGAACGACGACTACAAGCGCTCAAAAAAGCCCAGAAACAGAAGCAG GAGTGGTTGTCCAAAGGACACGGAGAATACCGAGAAATTCCCAGTGAGAAAGACTTCTTCGGCGAGGTCAAGGACAGCAAAAAAGTGGTCTGCCATTTCTACAAAAACACCACCTTCAG ATGCAAGATCATGGACAAACACCTGGCCATCTTGGCAAAGAAGCACGTGGAGACCAAATTCCTGAAACTCAACGTGGAGCAGGCGCCCTTCCTGTCCGAGCGGCTGCGCATCAAATTCATCCCCACCTTGGCGCTGCTCCTGGACGGCAAATCCACGGACTACGTGGTGGGTTTCCGCGACTTGGGAAACACGGACGACTTTGCCACGGAAATGCTGGAGTGGCGACTGGGCTGCGCCGACGTCATCAACTACAG CGGTAACCTGATGGAGCCACCCACTTCCGGGCAGAAGTCTCATTCCCGCTTCACCAAAATCGAGAAAAAGACCATCAGAGGGCGAGGCTACGACACGGATTCCGACGAAGACGATTGA
- the rev1 gene encoding DNA repair protein REV1 — MRRQLSMSRDAWTKKKAKASDDNGWAERGGYMAAKVSKLEEQFKSDATGKKQTDSTSDIFTGVAIYVNGYTEPSADELRRLMMLHGGQFHCYYSRSKTTHIIANNLPNSKIQELRGEKVIQPRWITDSVKEGRLLPYLHYQLYAKHKGPLFPPSKPRQTSSETAGLSHSRPSVPTRETSNSSHPAGKQQGSCPKSPSCLPHLNPPASSHPEPEHGHFSVESRHCNSHKSKSLKHPPPSPHTLQTQRADQVEPQTHGSTPVETRVNGSLQTSAAAPSPLTNGHALFNGALKSKDFVPDHFSVPDNPCERSIASPERRDGLPSKLDPYEFPGSPPKQPVEGPEERRSEDAAVESEQIDPLPTPHPRLNGSHRNAFSSHNATESEPTGGAISEYYAHSRLHQISTWRTAFSEYVNELHGKRKGASGASFPGRERLRKWLSQRAFQSQAQSRDFAVKSCILHVDMDCFFVSVGIRNRPELKGKPVAVTSNRGHMHVPLRAGANPQLEQQYYQRKHTLASPGNSLERLHDATPHQSAEVHTNGVVQDAALSMAEIASCSYAARRAGVKNGMFFGQAKKLCPNLQSVPYDFEAYKEVALAMYETLASYSHDIEALSCDELLLDASALVAELGADPEDLAKAIRTDIKERTGCSASIGMGSNILLARLSTRKAKPDGQYYLKSEQVDDFIRDLPVTSLPGVGPVMGRKLAAIGVQSCGDLRQVSLSQLQKKFGPRSGQTLFRFCRGLDDRPVRYEKQRKSVSAEMNYNIRFKKMDEAETFLSNLSTEVQRRLREAELRGRRVTLKVMVRKEGAPRETAKYGGHGICDNFAKTVMLPRATDSGQAIATAVIKMLHAMKLPAEDLRGLGIQVQVLEGSHSAPNDSTGLRTRSVKDMLFSHTSTSKDAGENHRRQEERHLMEVESPGPAELPQSPDPSFSGTSIELEACRQTPKHPRTRLNFSIEIPSPSQVDRSVLEALPAELRLQVEQSWTCREDRQAPCPAPSKALAPPGALVLQIPNQPDSPDIILELPNYSQVDPDVFAALPKELQEELKSAYNRAANNQHHAKMSEQNNALLQLKQAVGVGVGRAKRRYKRKNAGSPGKKGPSPQKKLRTTNNNSPSKSGVIFTKLKEPMNVLKAENDPSTSVSKEEIPEPLPKRVARPSPALAGASELRDIKTLLREWVTTMTDPMEEDILQVVKYCTDLIEDKDLEKLDLIIKYMKRIMQQSPESVWSMAFDFIVDNVQVVVQQTYGSTLKMA; from the exons ATGCGGAGGCAA CTCAGTATGAGTCGAGATGCGTGGACCAAGAAGAAAGCCAAAGCCAGTGACGACAATGGTTGGGCTGAGAGG GGTGGCTACATGGCAGCCAAGGTGTCCAAGTTGGAGGAGCAGTTCAAAAGTGATGCAACCGGGAAGAAACAGACAGACAGCACTTCCGACATTTTTACTGGGGTGGCCATCTATGTTAATGGATACACAG AACCGAGCGCAGATGAACTCCGCAGGCTGATGATGCTGCACGGCGGCCAATTCCATTGCTACTATTCCCGCTCCAAAACCACTCACATTATTGCCAACAATTTGCCAAACAGTAAAATTCAGGAGTTGAGAGGGGAGAAGGTCATCCAGCCTCGTTGGATTACTGACAG CGTGAAAGAAGGACGCCTCCTCCCTTACTTGCACTACCAACTGTACGCCAAACACAAAGGGCCGCTGTTTCCGCCAAGCAAGCCGCGTCAGACATCCTCCGAGACAGCTGGACTCTCTCACAGTCGTCCCAGTGTTCCCACCCGGGAGACCTCCAACTCCAGTCACCCCGCTGGCAAACAACAAGGCTCCTGCCCAAAGAGCCCCTCCTGCCTCCCACATCTTAACCCCCCAGCATCTTCTCACCCCGAGCCCGAGCACGGTCACTTTAGTGTCGAGTCGAGACACTGCAATTCCCATAAATCGAAATCCTTAAAGCACCCGCCACCGTCACCTCATACGCTCCAGACACAGAGAGCAGACCAAGTTGAACCTCAAACTCACGGGAGTACGCCAGTGGAAACAAGAGT GAACGGATCACTGCAGACCTCAGCGGCAGCCCCCTCTCCCCTCACCAACGGACATGCTCTTTTCAATGGTGCCTTAAAGTCCAAGGACTTTGTTCCAGACCATTTTTCTGTTCCCGACAACCCGTGCGAGCGCAGTATCGCCAGCCCAGAAAGAAGAGACGGTTTGCCGAGCAAACTGGATCCGTATGAATTCCCGGGCAGTCCTCCAAAGCAGCCCGTCGAAGGCCCGGAAGAACGGCGTTCGGAAGATGCAGCCGTTGAAAGCGAGCAAATTGATCCTTTGCCGACACCTCATCCGCGTCTGAACGGAAGTCACCGAAATGCCTTTTCATCCCACAACGCCACGGAAAGCGAACCGACGGGGGGCGCGATCTCCGAGTATTACGCTCACTCGCGTTTGCACCAAATCTCCACGTGGAGGACGGCCTTCTCGGAGTACGTCAACGAATTGCACGGCAAGCGAAAGGGGGCGAGCGGGGCCTCCTTCCCAGGCAGAGAGCGACTTCGCAAGTGGCTCTCGCAGCGTGCGTTTCAAAGCCAAG CTCAGTCCAGAGACTTTGCAGTGAAATCTTGCATCCTCCACGTCGACATGGATTGTTTCTTTGTTTCTGTTGGTATCCGAAATCGACCTGAACTCAAAG GCAAACCTGTCGCCGTGACAAGTAACCGTGGCCATATGCACGTGCCTTTAAGAGCGGGGGCCAACCCACAGCTGGAGCAGCAGTACTACCAGAGGAAACACACTCTGGCTTCACCGG gtAACTCGCTGGAGCGCTTACATGACGCTACTCCACACCAGAGTGCAGAAGTACATACCAACGGAGTCGTCCAGGACGCTGCTCTTTCCATGGCGGAAATCGCATCCTGTAGTTACGCCGCAAG GCGGGCGGGCGTGAAAAACGGGATGTTTTTTGGTCAGGCCAAAAAGCTGTGTCCCAATCTGCAGTCTGTCCCGTACGACTTTGAGGCCTACAAGGAGGTGGCGCTCGCCATGTACGAGACGTTGGCCAG TTACAGTCACGACATCGAGGCTCTGAGCTGCGATGAATTACTACTGGACGCTTCGGCCCTCGTGGCCGAGTTGGGCGCCGACCCAGAAGATCTGGCTAAAGCCATTAGGACGGACATCAAGGAGAGGACGGGATGCTCCGCTTCAATTGGCATGG GGTCCAACATTTTGTTGGCACGCCTTTCCACACGCAAGGCCAAACCAGACGGACAGTACTACTTAAAGTCGGAGCAAGTGGACGATTTCATCAGGGACCTTCCCGTGACCAGCTTGCCAG gtgtcgGGCCTGTCATGGGCAGAAAGCTGGCAGCCATCGGGGTCCAGTCATGCGGGGACCTCCGGCAAGTGTCTCTGAGTCAGCTGCAAAAGAAATTTGGACCGCGCTCGGGACAAACGTTGTTCCGCTTCTGCCGGGGCCTCGACGATCGACCCGTCCGCTACGAGAAGCAAAGGAAGTCCGTGTCAGCAGAGATGAACTACAATATACGCTTTAAAAAG ATGGACGAGGCAGAGACTTTCCTGTCCAACCTGTCCACGGAGGTGCAGCGGCGTCTTCGAGAAGCTGAGCTGCGAGGTCGCAGGGTGACCCTCAAGGTCATGGTCCGCAAAGAGGGCGCGCCGCGGGAGACGGCAAAATACGGCGGCCACGGCATATGCGACAACTTTGCCAA GACCGTGATGCTGCCGCGGGCCACTGACAGCGGCCAGGCCATTGCAACCGCGGTCATCAAAATGTTGCACGCCATGAAGCTGCCGGCAGAGGACCTCCGAGGCCTGGGCATCCAGGTCCAGGTTCTGGAGGGAAGTCATTCCGCTCCAAACGACAGCACGGGCCTTCGGACACGCTctgtcaaagacatgttgttcAGCCACACGTCCACCAGTAAAG ATGCGGGTGAAAACCACAGACGTCAGGAAGAAAGGCACTTGATGGAAGTCGAATCGCCTGGACCCGCTGAGCTCCCTCAGTCTCCCGATCCATCGTTTTCGGGAACTAGCATAGAACTTGAAGCATGCAGACAAACGCCAAAACATCCCAGAACACGCCTCAACTTCAGTATCGAAATTCCTTCCCCTTCCCAG GTGGACCGGTCTGTGTTGGAAGCCTTGCCAGCAGAGCTGAGATTACAAGTGGAGCAGTCGTGGACTTGCAGAGAAGACAGACAAGCTCCTTGTCCTGCACCCAGCAAAGCGCTTGCGCCACCTGGAGCTTTGGTGCTACAGATTCCAAATCAACCAGACAGTCCAGACATCATTTTGGAACTCCCTAACTACTCCCAG GTTGACCCAGATGTTTTTGCTGCTCTTCCCAAAGAGCTTCAGGAGGAACTCAAGTCTGCCTACAACCGTGCCGCTAATAACCAACATCACGCCAAAATGT CGGAGCAGAACAATGCACTTTTACAGCTGAAGCAAGCAGTTGGAGTCGGCGTCGGCCGAGCCAAGCGGCGCTACAAGAGGAAGAACGCAGGAAGCCCCGGCAAAAAGGGCCCGTCGCCTCAAAAGAAGCTCCgcaccaccaacaacaacagtcCTTCCAAAAGCGGAGTGATCTTCACAAAACTCAAAGAGCCTATGAATGTCTTAAAG GCCGAAAATGATCCGTCCACGTCGGTTTCTAAGGAGGAGATCCCAGAGCCGTTGCCAAAACGTGTGGCTCGCCCTTCTCCAGCTCTGGCCGGAGCCTCTGAGCTACGGGATATCAAAACACTGCTACGGGAGTGGGTGACCACCATGACAG ACCCCATGGAAGAAGACATTTTACAGGTGGTGAAATATTGCACTGATTTAATTGAAGACAAAGACCTGGAGAAGCTGGATCTGATCATAAAATACATGAAGAG GATCATGCAACAGTCGCCAGAGTCCGTGTGGAGCATGGCCTTTGACTTCATCGTGGACAACGTGCAGGTGGTTGTGCAGCAAACCTACGGTAGCACCCTCAAGATGGCGTGA